In one window of Mobula hypostoma chromosome 1, sMobHyp1.1, whole genome shotgun sequence DNA:
- the pcmtd1 gene encoding protein-L-isoaspartate O-methyltransferase domain-containing protein 1 isoform X2 encodes MKIFLKVGGILVMPMEDQLTQIIRTGQNTWETKNILAVSFAPLIQPNRSDCFKTENVKLPPVTVRCLQDLARIYIRRNLRNLINQETQAKNSLQKAAPKRKRKKVRRHKIDTYVFVGNQLIPQQFDSDDEDKMEEENREEEEKELNEGLKQEEAPPNLLRERILSLPLPESLKAYLTFYRQK; translated from the exons CTTACACAGATAATACGCACAGGACAGAACACTTGGGAAACTAAAAACATATTGGCAGTTTCATTTGCTCCTCTGATCCAACCAAACCGTTCTGACTGTTTCAAGACAGAAAATGTAAAGCTAC CACCAGTAACTGTAAGATGCCTGCAGGACTTGGCAAGAATTTACATTCGTCGCAATCTTAGAAACTTGATAAATCAAGAGACACAGGCCAAGAACAGTCTTCAGAAGGCTGCACCTAAACGGAAACGCAAGAAGGTCCGCAGACATAAAATTGATACCTACGTGTTTGTAGGCAATCAGTTGATACCACAGCAGTTTGACAGTGATGATGAAGACAAAATGGAAGaagagaacagagaggaggaagaaaaagAGTTAAATGAAGGTCTCAAACAGGAAGAAGCTCCTCCAAATTTGCTTCGGGAGAGAATTCTGAGTTTGCCACTACCGGAATCTTTGAAAGCATACCTGACATTTTATAGACAAAAGTAG